In the Acidobacteriota bacterium genome, GCCCGCGATCGTCATCGAGAAGTTCAGCAAGAGCTTCGGATCGAACGACGCCGTCCGGGACCTCTCGCTCGAGGTCCCCCGGGGATCGATCTTCGGCCTCCTCGGCCAGAACGGGGCCGGCAAGACGACGACGATCCGCACGCTGCTGAACCTCCTCCAGCCGACCTCGGGACGCCTCACGCTCCTCGGCCTCGACTCGGTGGCCGGCTCCCTCGAGGTGCGCCGCCGCGTCGGCTACCTCCCCGAGGATCCGGCCTGCTACGGCTGGATGACGGTGGAGGAGGCGGTGCGCTTCAACGCCGCCTTCTACCCGACGTGGGATCGCGATCTCGCGTCGCAGCTCCTGAAGCAGCTCGGCCTCCCCGGAGATCGCCGCGTGCGGGCCCTCTCGCGCGGAATGCAGGCGAAGGTCGGCCTCGTCCTCGCGCTCGCCCCGCGGCCCGAGCTCCTGATCCTCGACGATCCGACCTCCGGGCTCGATCCGGTGGTGCGCCGCGAGTTCCTCGAGGCGGTGATCGCGAACACGCAGGCCGAGGGGGGGACGGTCCTCTTCTCGACCCACCTGCTCCACGAGATGGAGCGCGTCGCCGACGAGGTCGCGATCCTCCACGAGGGAAGGCTGCGCGCGCGGGCCTCCCTCGACGACCTGAAGGCCGGCACCAAGAAGCTCCGCGCCGTCTACCCGGAGCGCATCCCGGAGAGCTTCCCCCTCGACGGGATCGTCCGCGTGGAGCGCAACCATCACCAGGCGCTGATCACGGTCAGCGGATACCGGGAGGGGCACGGGGAGAAGCTCCTCGGCGCGGGAGCCGAGAGCGTCGAGGTGATCGATCTGTCGCTCGAGGAGATCTTCGTCGAGACGGTGAAGGGAGGGACGGCACATGCTTAAGGCGCTCTTCTGGAAGGAATGGCGCGAGCAGCGCCCGCTCGTCGTCGCCGGCCTCGTCCTCGCGGCGCTCTGGCCGATCTTCATCGCCGTCTGGAGCGCCTCGGCCCGCGGGGGACGCAGTCTCGCGACGCTCGGCGGGGATCTCCTCTTCACGAACGCGCTGATCCTCTGGCCGCTCCTCGCCGTCGCGGCGGGGGCCTCGACGATCGCGAACGAGATCGGGGATCGCACGCTCGAGTTCCTCCTCTCCCGTCCGGTCGCGCGCACGACCGTCTGGGCGATCAAGGTCCTCGTCGCGGCCCTCTCGGCGACGCTCGTCGTCGCGACGGGATGGATCCTGGCGCTGCTCCTCGGAGGGTTCGAGGGGATGACGCGCGCGCTCCAGGGGAGTGCCTCGGTGGCGCTCGGCTACGGCGCGGCGGTCCTCCTGCTCTTCTCCTTCGCCGTCTTCTTCTCCACCTTCCTCCCCCGGGCGATGACCGCGGCGGCGGCCGGCCTCGGGGCCTCGGCCGCCGTCATCACCGTCGTCGTGGCCGTCTGGTCGAGGCTCGATCTCCTCCCCCGCCTCGAGCCCCAGTGGTTCGCGACGGAGCTCCTCGCCATCAGCGGCGCGGTCCTCGTCGCCTCGCTCTTCGTCTTCTCCCGGAGCGAGACGCTCCGGGGGCGATTCACCGCGCGATCCGCGGCCGCGGCGGCGCTCTTCGCCCTCTTCGCCGCGGGCATCGCCACGATCCCGATTGCGTACGCCCGGATGCGGCTCCTCCCGTCCGGGGCGTCGCTGATTGCGATCTCGATGAGCCCGAAGGGGGACGCGATCGTGGCCACGGCGACGCCGAAGGAGGATCCGGCGATGCCCTCCTCCCCCGAGATCTGGCTCCTGCACCCGGACGCCGCCGGCATGACGCGGCTGACGGGACGGCTGACCTTCGCCCCCGTCTTCTCTCCCGACGGGCGGTCGATCGCGTATCTGTCGAGCCGCTCGGCGCTCGGCCTTCGCTCGGATGCCGTCGATCTCAGGATCGCCTCCGTCGACGGCCGTGAGGACGAGCTCGTGGCGTCGGAGCTGCCGATCCCTCGCCCGTGGGCCAACTTCGGGATCCCGGCCCTCGCATTCTCCCCCGACGGCGCGCAGATCGCCTTCGTCGCCGGCGGCGCGGTCGAGGTGGCCCGCACCGACCGCGCGCGCGACATCCGGCGCATCCCCCTGTCCGGAGCGCGCCCCAGCCAGGTCTACCTCCTGGGCTGGGCGTCCAGCGAGGAGATCCTGTTCATCGCGTACCGGAGCGACGACGCGACGGCGTCCTTCGAGGCGGTGCGGACCGACACGGAGAAGTGGCGGGTCGTCTACGACGGGGAGGCGCCGACGTACTCCCTCCTGGCCGCGGAACGCTCCGGCGCGATGCAGACCATCCCCGTCGTGATTCTTCCGGGCGGGCGCGGCTCGGAGGCGCGACGGCTCGCGCTGATCGACACGGCGACCGGCCGCGTCGAAATTCTCACCGAGAACGGATGCCACGCTCTGCCCGACGTGACCGACGACGGAAAGCGCGTCGCCTACGCGACGTGCTCGGGATCTCTCGGAAGCGATCGCCGGGGGACGGTGCACGTCCGGGAGAGGGCGGGCGGCGCCGATCGCGTGATCGGATCGTCCGACGGAGAGGTCGTCTTCCTCAAGGCCTCCCCTTCGGCCGAGAGCGTCCTCGTGAGGACGCGCCGGATGCGCGACGTGGCGGCGACCGATCACGTCCTCGACGCGCGGGGCGCGCGCGATCTCGGCGAGAACGTGAGGTTCGTCGGCTGGGCCGGAAGGGACCGGATGGTGCTGGCGGAGTCGACGAAGGAGTCCTCGTTCGCGGCGGACTCCGTCTTCGTCCTGAGCGCGACGACGGATCAGCGCCTCCAGATCTATCCCTGAACTAGAATGCGGCGCATGTTCGGCCGCATCCTCATCGCCAACCGGGGGGAGATCGCCGCGCGCGTGATCCGCGCCTGCCGCGAGATGGGGATCCGCACGGTCGCCGTGCACTCGACGGCCGACGCCGACTCTCCCCACTTGAAGTCCGCCGATCGCGCCATCTGCATCGGCGGCCCGCGCGCCGCCGAGTCGTACCTGAACGCCGACGCCGTCCTCCAGGCGGCCGAGCAGACCGGCTGCCAGGCGATCCACCCCGGGTACGGCTTTCTCTCCGAGAACGCCCTCTTCGCCGAGAGGTGCGCCTCGCACCGGATCACCTTCATCGGCCCGACGGCGGCGGCGATGCGGCGGATGGGCGACAAGGTCGAGGCGCGCCGCACGATGGACGCCGCGGGGGTCCCGGTCATCCCGGGGTCTGCCGGGGCGCTCGCGTCGGCCGACGAGGCCGCCTCCGCCGCGCGCGGCGCGGGGTACCCGGTCATGATCAAGGCTGTCGCCGGCGGAGGCGGCCGCGGGATGCGGCGCTGCGACGACGAGGCCTCTCTCCGGCGGCTCTTCGCCGAGGCCTCGAGCGAGGCCGAGGCCGCCTTCGGCAATCCGGCCCTCTACCTCGAGAAGTTCATCGAGAGGGGCCGGCACATCGAGATCCAGATCCTCGCGGATGCGTACGGGAAGGCGATTCATCTCGGCGAGCGCGAGTGCTCCGTCCAGCGCAACCACCAGAAGCTGCTCGAGGAGGCGCCGAGCCCCGCCCTCGACGCCGGCGAGCGGGCGCGCCTCGGCGATCGCGCCGCCCGCGCCGTCGAGAGCGCCGGGTACACCGGCGCCGGCACGCTCGAGTTCCTGCGCGATCGCGACGGCCGTCTCCACTTCATGGAGATGAACGCGCGCGTGCAGGTGGAGCACCCCGTCACCGAGGAGGTCACGGGGATCGACATCGTGAAGGAGCAGATCCGGATCGCCGCCGGCGAGCGGCTGGGGTTTGCGCAGAAGGACGTGAAGGTCCGGGGACACGCGATCGAATGCCGGATCAACGCCGAAGATCCGGCCGCCGGCTTCCGTCCCGCGCCGGGGCGTCTCGAGGTCTTCCAGCTCGCCTCCCCCGCCGCGGCGGGAACGCGCCTCCGGATCGAGACGCACGCGGAGGCGGGATACGCCATCCCTCCCTTTTACGATTCCATGATCGGGAAGGTGATCACCTGGGGCGACGGCCGCGACGCCGCGCGGAGCGCGATGGCGCGCGCTCTCGCCGCCGCCCGCATCGAAGGGGTGCCGACCACCGTCCCCTTCCACATCCAGGTTCTCGGCGACGCGGCCTTCATCCGCGGGGAGTACGACGTGACGCTCGTCGAGCGGCTCCTCGCCGCCCCGCAGGGGGAATCATGGCGAAGGTGATCCTCCGGCCGATCGGCGACCCGCTCGATCGTTTCCTCGACCCCCGCACGCGCGAGGCGAACGCCTCGAACATGCAGGCGCTCCGCGCGAAGCTCCAGTCGATGCGCGACGAGGTGCGGGCGGGATGGGGAGCCGAGTACGCGGCGCGCGTCCACGAGAAGGGGAAGCTCACGACGTGGGAGCGGATCGACGCGCTGAAGGACGCGGGCACGGCGGTCCTTCCCGTCGGCACGCTGGTGAACTACGGGCTCAAGTTCGGGGAGGGGAAATCGGCGCGCCCATCGCCGGGCGCCGGGGTCGTCACGGCCTTCGTGAGAGTCGAGGGACGATGGACGATCGTCATCGCCAACGACAACACCGTGGCGTCGGGCTCGTGGTGGCCGCGCACCCCCGAGAAGATCGAGCGGGCGCAGGAGATGGCCCTGCGGCTTCGCGTGCCCGTCGTCTACCTCGTGGACTGCTCGGGCCTCTACCTTCCCGAGCAGGCGCGCACCTTCCCGGGGAAGACCGGCGCGGGCGCGATCTTCAAGATGAACTCGAAGCTCTCGGCCGGCGGCGTCCCCCAGATCGCGGGAGTCTTCGGCGACTGCATCGCCGGCGGCGGCTACATGCCGATCATCAGCGACGTCGTCTTCATGACCGAGCAGGCGTACATGGTCATCGCCGGCGCCGCCCTCATCAAGGGAGGGAAGTCCCAGAAGGTCACGAGCCTCGACATCGGCGGCCCCGACGTGCACGTCCACATCTCGGCGTGCGCGGATCACCGCGTCCCCGACGATCCGACATGCCTCGCCCGCATCCGCGCCGAGGTCCTCAAGCTTCCCGGCACGGCCGCTCCTTATTACAGGCGCGACGCGGAGGCGCAGCCCCCCCGCTTCGACCCTGCGGAGCTCGACGCGATCTTCCCGGCCGATCACCGCATGGGGTACGACATGCGGCAGGTCCTGGCGCGCCTCCTCGATTCGGGGCTCTTCATGGAGACCCTGAAGAACGTGGGCCTGGAGATGATCTGCGGCGTCGGGAGGATCGGCGGCCTCTACGCCGGGATCATCGCGAACAACCTCGCCCTCGAGGAGCACCCGGAGCGCGAGGGGGTGCGCCGCCCCGGCGGCATCCTCTACCGCGAGGGGATCGCGAAGATCGCCGCCTTCTCGCGCGCCTGCAACGACGACGGGATCCCGATCGTCTGGATGCACGACATCTCGGGGTTCGACATCGGCGAGGAGGCGGAGCGCCTCGGCCTCCTCGGCTACGGGTCGAGCCTCATCTACACGAACTCCACGAACTCGACGCCGATGATCTCGGTCCTCCTCCGGAAGGCGTCGGGGGCGGGCTACTACGCCATGGCGGGGATGCCGTACGACCCCGTCCTCCAGATCTCGACACCCCTCACGCGCCTCGCGGTCATGGAGGGGCGCACGCTCGCGATCGGGGCCTACCGGACGAAGCTCGACGAGAGCTTCAACATCGTCACGCAGGACCCGGCGGAGCGCGCGGCCGTCGTCCAGGGGATGGAGGATGTCGAGGCGCGCATCGCGCAGGACATGGACCCGGTTCTCTCGGCGCGCCAGATGGACACCGACGAGATCGTGACGATGCCGGAGATCCGCGACTACCTCGCCGCGGCCGTGGAGATGTCGTACCAGGCTTACGGGCACCGGCGCGTCAAGAACCCGAGGATCTGGTCGCTGCACGATCTCGCGGTGCTGGCCGGGTCATGAGCCGCCGCGATCCCCTCACAGCGCTCGTCGACGCGGCCCGCGTCGAGGGGGGCGATGCGCTCCTCCTCGCCCCCGCCGTCGGCATCCTCCGTGGAATCCCACCACCAGGACGGATGCTCGCGCCGGGAGAGACGTTCGCGCGAGTGACGATCCTCGGAGTCTCTCGGGAGCTGAGGGTGCCGGAAGGTCTCTCGGGGGTCGTCTCGCACCTCGCGGTGGACGGATTCGGGGCGGACGCGGTCCCGGTCGAGTACGGGCAGCCCCTCCTGACGCTCGCGCCGATCGACGCGGGAAAGCCGGGCGCCTCGCCCGCAACGAGTGGAGCCGTCGCGTCGCGCGGGTCCGCCGCCCTTGAATCGCTCCCGCCCGGGTGCCACGCGATCCCGGCGCCGGCCGATGGCGTCTTCTACAGGCGCCCGCGCCCTTCGGATCCCGCCTACGTTGAGGTCGGGGACCGCGTCCACGCGGGCCAGACCCTCGCGCTGATCGAGGCGATGAAGTGCTTCAGCGCGATCGGCTACGGCGGGGCGGGCCTCCCGGAGGAGGCGGAGGTCGTCGAGATCCGCGGCGCCGACGCCTCGGAGGTGCGCCACGGCCAGGTTCTCTTCGTCGTCCGCTGAACTTTCCATTGACGCCGGCGCCGCATGGTGGTATTCGATCCCCAACCGCCCCGGCCCGGCGCCGGCTCGAGCTGGCGAGGCCCGCGGCGGAAGCCCCGAATGGAGGCATCCATGAAGGAGAAGATCCCTGTTTCCCTCGACCTCGAGATCGAGGAGATCGAGAGCCGCGAGCGCGCGGCCGGATCGTGCACGTCGTCCTCCACGAGCCGTCGCTGCACGTGCCGCTGCATTTTCACGGGAACGCCCGAGGCGTAGCTGCAACCGATTTTCATTGACACACCGCGCGAGCTCGTGGTATTCGATCGCGTCCCGAGCCGCGCCGGG is a window encoding:
- the accC gene encoding acetyl-CoA carboxylase biotin carboxylase subunit, which produces MFGRILIANRGEIAARVIRACREMGIRTVAVHSTADADSPHLKSADRAICIGGPRAAESYLNADAVLQAAEQTGCQAIHPGYGFLSENALFAERCASHRITFIGPTAAAMRRMGDKVEARRTMDAAGVPVIPGSAGALASADEAASAARGAGYPVMIKAVAGGGGRGMRRCDDEASLRRLFAEASSEAEAAFGNPALYLEKFIERGRHIEIQILADAYGKAIHLGERECSVQRNHQKLLEEAPSPALDAGERARLGDRAARAVESAGYTGAGTLEFLRDRDGRLHFMEMNARVQVEHPVTEEVTGIDIVKEQIRIAAGERLGFAQKDVKVRGHAIECRINAEDPAAGFRPAPGRLEVFQLASPAAAGTRLRIETHAEAGYAIPPFYDSMIGKVITWGDGRDAARSAMARALAAARIEGVPTTVPFHIQVLGDAAFIRGEYDVTLVERLLAAPQGESWRR
- a CDS encoding PD40 domain-containing protein; this encodes MLKALFWKEWREQRPLVVAGLVLAALWPIFIAVWSASARGGRSLATLGGDLLFTNALILWPLLAVAAGASTIANEIGDRTLEFLLSRPVARTTVWAIKVLVAALSATLVVATGWILALLLGGFEGMTRALQGSASVALGYGAAVLLLFSFAVFFSTFLPRAMTAAAAGLGASAAVITVVVAVWSRLDLLPRLEPQWFATELLAISGAVLVASLFVFSRSETLRGRFTARSAAAAALFALFAAGIATIPIAYARMRLLPSGASLIAISMSPKGDAIVATATPKEDPAMPSSPEIWLLHPDAAGMTRLTGRLTFAPVFSPDGRSIAYLSSRSALGLRSDAVDLRIASVDGREDELVASELPIPRPWANFGIPALAFSPDGAQIAFVAGGAVEVARTDRARDIRRIPLSGARPSQVYLLGWASSEEILFIAYRSDDATASFEAVRTDTEKWRVVYDGEAPTYSLLAAERSGAMQTIPVVILPGGRGSEARRLALIDTATGRVEILTENGCHALPDVTDDGKRVAYATCSGSLGSDRRGTVHVRERAGGADRVIGSSDGEVVFLKASPSAESVLVRTRRMRDVAATDHVLDARGARDLGENVRFVGWAGRDRMVLAESTKESSFAADSVFVLSATTDQRLQIYP
- a CDS encoding ABC transporter ATP-binding protein, coding for MEAPAIVIEKFSKSFGSNDAVRDLSLEVPRGSIFGLLGQNGAGKTTTIRTLLNLLQPTSGRLTLLGLDSVAGSLEVRRRVGYLPEDPACYGWMTVEEAVRFNAAFYPTWDRDLASQLLKQLGLPGDRRVRALSRGMQAKVGLVLALAPRPELLILDDPTSGLDPVVRREFLEAVIANTQAEGGTVLFSTHLLHEMERVADEVAILHEGRLRARASLDDLKAGTKKLRAVYPERIPESFPLDGIVRVERNHHQALITVSGYREGHGEKLLGAGAESVEVIDLSLEEIFVETVKGGTAHA
- a CDS encoding propionyl-CoA carboxylase; translation: MAKVILRPIGDPLDRFLDPRTREANASNMQALRAKLQSMRDEVRAGWGAEYAARVHEKGKLTTWERIDALKDAGTAVLPVGTLVNYGLKFGEGKSARPSPGAGVVTAFVRVEGRWTIVIANDNTVASGSWWPRTPEKIERAQEMALRLRVPVVYLVDCSGLYLPEQARTFPGKTGAGAIFKMNSKLSAGGVPQIAGVFGDCIAGGGYMPIISDVVFMTEQAYMVIAGAALIKGGKSQKVTSLDIGGPDVHVHISACADHRVPDDPTCLARIRAEVLKLPGTAAPYYRRDAEAQPPRFDPAELDAIFPADHRMGYDMRQVLARLLDSGLFMETLKNVGLEMICGVGRIGGLYAGIIANNLALEEHPEREGVRRPGGILYREGIAKIAAFSRACNDDGIPIVWMHDISGFDIGEEAERLGLLGYGSSLIYTNSTNSTPMISVLLRKASGAGYYAMAGMPYDPVLQISTPLTRLAVMEGRTLAIGAYRTKLDESFNIVTQDPAERAAVVQGMEDVEARIAQDMDPVLSARQMDTDEIVTMPEIRDYLAAAVEMSYQAYGHRRVKNPRIWSLHDLAVLAGS